The genomic segment GGGCAATATCGAACGGCAATCGTTGGCGACGTCCTCTGTCGCAAACAATTACGGTAGGAACGCCGAGTGAGAGGGCATATCCCAATTCCAAAAAAACATTGGAGTTATCTTCGGAAATCTCTGCGAACGCGACGTCGGCAGACCGCAAGCCTTGCTCTATTTTTTCGACGACCGGCCTAGTCCCCAGCACCTCATCAGCCCGTACCGGCTTTGCGCCACCGCGTTCAATTGCGGGTGCGAACGTTTCCCGGTAACGCTTATCGTAAGTGCTACCGTCAAAACATTGAATAACAAAGCAGGTTTTCATAATCGCTTACCGGACTACTCCGCCGCAACCCCCGCCTGCTCAAACATATCCACGCCATCATTCTCGGCGGCGGGTTCAATACCGATGATCTTCTTCTTACGGTTGTCGAAGCTGTTCCATACTTGGCCCCAATCGCCGCGGGTGCTGGCTTTGCTATATTCGGTCGCGCGGGTTTCGAAGAAGTTGGCGTGCTCGACACCGTTCAGCAATGGCGCGAGCCAGGGTAGGGGGTGGTCTTCGACCATGTAGATGGCGGGCAGGCCAAGTTGGCCCAGGCGCCAGTCGGCGATGTAGCGGATGTAGCGCTTGATTTCTTTTGCCGTCATGCCGGGCACGGGGCCCATTTCGAACGCGAGGTCGATGAAATTATCTTCCAGACGGACGACCTTCTGGCAGCAGTCGATGATGTCTTCCTTCACTGCCTTGGTCAGGCATCCGCGTTCCGCGCAGAAGGCATGGAACAGCTTGGTGATGCCTTCGCAGTGGAGCGATTCATCGCGGACCGACCAGGATACGATCTGGCCCATGCCCTTCATCTTGTTGAAGCGCGGGAAGTTCATCAGCATGGCAAAGGATGCGAACAGCTGCAGCCCTTCGGTAAAGCCGCCGAACATGGCAAGCGTGCGGGCGATGTCTTCGTCGCTGTCGACGCCGAACTGGTGGATATAATCGACCTTGGCGGCCATTTCCTCATATTCGAGGAAGGCGCTATATTCGCTTTCGGGCATGCCGATGGTGTCGAGCAAATGGCTGTACGCCGCGATGTGCACCGTTTCCATGTTGGAAAAGGCGGTCAGCATCATCTTGACTTCGGTCGGCTTGAACACGCGGCCGTAATTTTCGTGGTAGCAATTCTGCACCTCGACATCGGCCTGTGTGAAGAAACGGAAGATCTGCGTCAGCAGGTTGCGCTCATGATCCGAAAGCTTCTGCGCCCAGTCGCGGCAATCCTCACCCAGCGGCACCTCTTCAGGCAACCAGTGGATCTGTTGCTGGCGTTTCCAGAAATCATAGGCCCAGGGATATTCAAAGGGCTTGTAGCTGTTACGGGCTTCTAGAAGGGACATCAGATCGGCTCCAAAGGAATTGGGTTCTTCATGGGCCCTCCCTGTCGGGGAGGGCGTTTTGCTATCGCTTTATTGACAGGCCAGACATTCGTCATAGTCCGTGGTCGTGGCCAGTTCGATGACGGGGGCTTCGGCGGTGTTGTCCGCTTCCACTCCGCCTGCAAAACCGGCGCGTTGGATGCTCTTTGAACGCAGGTAATAGAGCGATTTCACGCCCAATTCCCATGCGCGGAAGTGCAGCATCAGCAGGTCCCACTTTTCCACATCGGCCGGAATGAACAGGTTCAGCGAGGTCGCCTGGTCAATGAAGGGCGTGCGGTCGGCGGCGAGTTCAATCAGCCAGCGCTGGTCAATCTCGAAGCTGGTTTTGAACGTGTCCTTTTCCTCATGGCTGAGGAAGTCGAGATGCTGGACCGAACCGCCCTTTTCAAGGATGCTGTTCCAGACATTGGTGCTGTCCTTCGCCTTTTCCTGCAGCAGTTTTTCCAGATAGGGATTCTTCACGATGAAGCTGCCCGACAGGGTTTTGTGCGTGTAGATATTGGCAGGGATCGGCTCGATACAGGCGCTGGTGCCGCCGCAGATGATGCTGATCGACGCGGTGGGCGCGATCGCCATCTTGCAGCTGAAGCGTTCCATGACGCCCATTTCTTCCGCATCGGGGCAGGCACCACGTTCGTTGGCGAGCATCATCGAAGCTTCATCCACTTGCGAGCGGATATGCTTGAAGAATTTCATGTTCCACGACTTCGCCAGCGCGCTTTCAAAGCCGACGCCGCGCGATTGCAGGAAGCTGTGGAAGCCCATGACGCCAAGGCCGACCGAACGCTCACGCGCCGCGCTGTACTTGGCGCGCGCCATTTCGTCCGGTGCGCGGTCGATGAAGTCCTGCAGCACATTGTCGAGCATGCGCATGACATCCTCGATAAAGGCCTTGTCGACGCTCCACTCATCCCATTTTTCGAGATTGAGCGAGCTGAGGCAGCACACAGCCGTGCGATCGCCGCCCAGATGGTCGCGGCCGGTGGGCAGGGTGATTTCCGAACACAGGTTCGACGTCGACACCTTCAGACCC from the Sphingorhabdus lacus genome contains:
- a CDS encoding ribonucleotide-diphosphate reductase subunit beta — protein: MSLLEARNSYKPFEYPWAYDFWKRQQQIHWLPEEVPLGEDCRDWAQKLSDHERNLLTQIFRFFTQADVEVQNCYHENYGRVFKPTEVKMMLTAFSNMETVHIAAYSHLLDTIGMPESEYSAFLEYEEMAAKVDYIHQFGVDSDEDIARTLAMFGGFTEGLQLFASFAMLMNFPRFNKMKGMGQIVSWSVRDESLHCEGITKLFHAFCAERGCLTKAVKEDIIDCCQKVVRLEDNFIDLAFEMGPVPGMTAKEIKRYIRYIADWRLGQLGLPAIYMVEDHPLPWLAPLLNGVEHANFFETRATEYSKASTRGDWGQVWNSFDNRKKKIIGIEPAAENDGVDMFEQAGVAAE
- a CDS encoding ribonucleoside-diphosphate reductase subunit alpha, whose protein sequence is MDFRDTGQGAEDMVAGTTDVLEKLAVETETSTEEKPKAAAKKAVSSKTVDERRFNVVTDSSRDVLLTEFGKDTLKDRYLLPGESYQDLFARVAAAYADDEPHAQRLYDYISRLWFMPATPVLSNGGTGRGLPISCYLNSVDDSLEGIVNTWNENVWLASRGGGIGTYWGSVRGIGEPVGLNGKTSGIIPFVRVMDSLTLAISQGSLRRGSAACYLDVSHPEIEEFLEIRKPSGDFNRKALNLHHGVLLSDEFMEAVRDGAEFDLRSPKTGEVRSTVDARSLFQKLVETRLATGEPYIIFSDTVNNAMPKHHRDLGLKVSTSNLCSEITLPTGRDHLGGDRTAVCCLSSLNLEKWDEWSVDKAFIEDVMRMLDNVLQDFIDRAPDEMARAKYSAARERSVGLGVMGFHSFLQSRGVGFESALAKSWNMKFFKHIRSQVDEASMMLANERGACPDAEEMGVMERFSCKMAIAPTASISIICGGTSACIEPIPANIYTHKTLSGSFIVKNPYLEKLLQEKAKDSTNVWNSILEKGGSVQHLDFLSHEEKDTFKTSFEIDQRWLIELAADRTPFIDQATSLNLFIPADVEKWDLLMLHFRAWELGVKSLYYLRSKSIQRAGFAGGVEADNTAEAPVIELATTTDYDECLACQ